One Sphaeramia orbicularis chromosome 21, fSphaOr1.1, whole genome shotgun sequence DNA window includes the following coding sequences:
- the LOC115412285 gene encoding rho GTPase-activating protein 20-like isoform X1: MPAGGQRFTDMEMLVGMEDEQVDAGRSRAGSCVEFYSVKKMKTLAQRRQSAPSLVISKALTRSRSTSRESCLTPVSPESCPLVQAFLAECPGRLFLGHAQTQLKTGLQTQERHLFLFTDTLLIAKAKSPTHFKVKTQVRVCEMWTASCMEEVCEGSTNSERSFVMGWPTYNCVATFSSEEHKDKWLALIKSRINEGKEKDDPKTIPLKIFAKDIGNCAYAKTLAVSNTDSTTDVIRMALMQFGISGCVKDHRLWVSSCKDDPPYPLIGHEFPFSIKMSHIRDGGSSSGGGGGGGGRDQTSPTDCPGVLLLDQCLPPDTQCQFILKPSKVNQGQAPLIEPGQQKSFKRKRSLINWPFWRGSNSQLDGLALSPTALSPTLGRLFGRPLSSLCSLDQSLPKPVMDMLVFLYLEGPYTRGVFRRSAGAKACRELRDRLDGGTEDPEITHQSVFVIAAVLKDFLRNIPGSLLCADLYNQWMEVMDGESGEERTQAVHKLLCLIPSENLLLLRHVVAVLHCIQGNAHDNQMNAFNLSVCIAPSLLWAPAPTTPEMEGEGTKKVCELVHFLIENCSSVFGEDVTSLFRNFSQKSSSSDHGSDVSSFQMNDSSYDSLENELNDDPESPYQEQLPLRDKDKPDSRSRDSVITLSDCDPDPETETDLLLQLPPLARPRRFSPAVRPPRTRQANGLSVGPRRLRRSSEPALALAGTAPSGAVTVKSDKQCHTVRKASYDAAMEGEGEEEEEDEVFLEQELNRLQLKEEAEEGCEKREAKVQNGGRRKSKHAPPPPLRLDASCSSLSSPATSPTGSSLSSLDSAFSQYSDYTSSNGVNPSAEPAPLSPLFPGRSPRGSPPQRDTSSLLPRTNQAPSHPHGLHPNTWLKKDRRLSLKQPENGHMNEDTEMRNPKTNGSSVCIQGPVITNGQRRSSSPPSYQQALLQLQRSRSPFYKGTEKPLTVRELRQLHDQGCTYRPPTSALPNTPKPPPGSEVTHAPAGSDCVQPPQGVFYGQSSTTLVLQRQKCHSLTPAMEGYNGRKTLPLPRRASDPTKIGALASVSLTLDRPPKGHSQDTGLRVSAVEPSHSPSSEPHFCLSPSATRTVKDYFSSQGQADADACLRRSQEVALAIVQGKREWQSRRCSDPHMDEFDQLFFAEESYV, translated from the exons GGAAAGCTGCTTGACGCCAGTCAGCCCAGAGTCATGTCCTCTAGTCCAGGCTTTCCTGGCTGAGTGTCCAGGCCGTCTGTTTCTGGGTCACGCCCAAACGCAACTAAAGACTGGCCTCCAGACCCAGGAGAGACACCTCTTTCTCTTCACGGACACACTGCTCATCGCTAAGGCCAA GTCTCCCACACATTTTAAGGTGAAAACTCAAGTCAGAGTGTGTGAAATGTGGACGGCCAGCTGCATGGAGGAGGTGTGTGAAGGCAGCACCAACTCAGAGAGGAGTTTCGTCATGGGTTGGCCCACCTACAACTGTGTGGCAACTTTCAG TTCTGAGGAACACAAGGACAAATGGTTGGCGCTCATCAAAAG CCGAATAAATGAGGGAAAGGAGAAAGATGACCCCAAGACCATTCCCCTGAAGATATTTGCCAAAGATATTGGAAACTGTGCATAT GCCAAGACACTTGCGGTCAGTAACACTGACAGCACCACTGATGTCATCCGCATGGCTCTGATGCAGTTTGGCATTTCA GGTTGTGTAAAAGACCATCGGTTGTGGGTGAGCTCCTGTAAAGATGACCCTCCCTATCCTCTCATTG GCCATGAGTTTCCCTTCAGCATCAAGATGAGTCACATTCGGGATGGTGGGAGCagcagtggaggaggaggaggaggaggagggagggatcAAACAAGTCCCACAGACTGTCCAGGTGTGCTCCTGCTGGACCAGTGTCTCCCTCCTGATACCCAGTGTCAGTTCATCCTCAAACCCAGTAAGGTCAACCAGGGCCAGGCTCCACTTATTG AGCCAGGTCAGCAGAAATCATTTAAGAGAAAGCGGTCTCTGATAAACTGGCCTTTCTGGAGAGGCTCCAACAGCCAGCTGGATGGTCTGGCCCTGTCCCCAACCGCGCTGTCCCCCACTCTGGGACGCCTGTTCGGACGACCCCTGAGCTCCCTCTGCTCCCTGGACCAAAGCCTCCCCAAGCCTGTCATG GACATGCTGGTGTTCCTGTACCTGGAGGGGCCCTACACCAGAGGGGTGTTCAGGCGGTCAGCGGGGGCCAAAGCTTGCCGTGAGCTCCGGGACAGACTGGATGGAGGAACCGAAGACCCAGAGATCACACACCAGTCTGTGTTCGTCATCGCCGCTGTCCTCAAG GATTTCCTGAGGAACATCCCCGGCAGTCTATTGTGTGCAGATCTGTACAACCAGTGGATGGAAGTGATGGACGGAGAGAGTGGAGAGGAGAGGACGCAAGCTGTCCACAA GTTGCTTTGCCTCATACCCAGCGAGAACCTGCTTCTGCTGCGACATGTGGTTGCTGTGTTGCACTGTATCCAAGGAAACGCCCACGACAACCAGATGAACGCCTTCAACCTGTCTGTCTGCATTGCACCCAGCTTGCTCTGGGCCCCGGCACCCACCACCCCCGAGATGGAGGGAGAGGGCACCAAAAAG GTGTGTGAGCTGGTCCACTTCCTGATAGAGAACTGCAGCAGCGTTTTTGGAGAAGACGTCACCTCGCTGTTTAGAAACTTCAGCCAGAAGAGCAGCAGCAGTGACCATGGATCCG ATGTATCGTCCTTCCAGATGAACGACTCGTCCTACGACAGTTTGGAGAATGAGCTCAATGATGACCCTGAGTCTCCGTACCAGGAGCAGCTGCCCCTCCGTGACAAGGACAAGCCGGACAGCCGGAGCCGTGACTCCGTCATCACCCTCAGTGACTGCGATCCCGATCCAGAGACGGAGACCgacctcctcctccagctgccCCCTCTGGCCAGACCCAGAAGGTTCAGCCCTGCCGTTCGTCCACCCCGCACCCGCCAGGCCAACGGCCTCTCGGTGGGTcccaggaggctgaggaggagCTCAGAGCCAGCCCTGGCACTGGCAGGCACAGCGCCCTCAGGTGCAGTGACGGTTAAAAGCGATAAGCAGTGTCACACAGTGAGGAAGGCCAGCTACGATGCTGCTATGgaaggagagggggaggaggaagaggaggatgaggtgtTTCTGGAGCAGGAGCTCAACAGGCTGCAGCTGAAGGAGGAAGCAGAGGAGGGATGTGAAAAGAGAGAAGCCAAAGTCCAGAACGGTGGGCGCAGGAAGTCAAAGCACGCCCCCCCGCCTCCATTACGACTTGACGCCAGCTGCTCCAGCTTGTCGTCCCCGGCAACATCGCCAACAGGCTCCTCTCTCAGTTCTTTAGACTCCGCCTTCTCGCAGTACTCTGACTACACATCCTCCAATGGGGTGAATCCGTCAGCAGAACCAgctcctctctcccctctctttCCTGGACGGTCTCCCCGCGGCTCCCCCCCTCAAAGGGACACTTCCTCCCTTCTCCCTCGGACCAACCAAGCTCCCTCTCATCCTCATGGACTCCATCCAAACACGTGGCTCAAAAAGGACCGCCGCTTGTCACTCAAACAGCCTGAAAATGGACACATGAATGAGGACACAGAGATGAGGAACCCAAAAACTAATGGCTCCTCTGTCTGCATCCAGGGTCCTGTGATAACGAACGGGCAGCGGAGGTCCAGCAGCCCCCCCTCATACCAGCAGGCCCTGCTGCAGCTACAGCGCAGCCGCTCGCCTTTCTACAAGGGGACTGAGAAACCCCTGACAGTCAGGGAGCTGAGGCAGCTCCATGACCAGGGCTGCACCTACAGACCTCCAACATCAGCCCTTCCCAACACCCCAAAACCTCCCCCTGGAAGTGAGGTCACACATGCACCTGCAGGGAGTGACTGTGTCCAGCCCCCACAGGGTGTTTTTTACGGACAGAGCAGCACCACCCTGGTTCTTCAGAGGCAGAAATGCCACTCTCTTACTCCAGCCATGGAGGGATATAATGGTAGGAAGACACTACCCCTGCCCCGTAGAGCGTCTGACCCCACCAAGATTGGTGCTCTGGCCTCTGTCAGCCTCACCCTGGATAGACCCCCCAAAGGTCATTCACAAGATACAGGCCTGAGAGTGTCAGCTGTAGAGCCCAGCCACTCTCCCTCTTCAGAACCGCACTTCTGCCTGTCTCCCTCCGCCACGCGGACTGTAAAGGACTACTTTTCGTCACAGGGTCAGGCGGATGCAGATGCCTGCCTGCGGAGGAGTCAGGAGGTGGCGCTGGCTATCGTGCAAGGAAAAAGGGAGTGGCAAAGTCGACGGTGCAGCGACCCACACATGGACGAGTTTGACCAGCTGTTCTTTGCAGAAGAGTCATATGTGTAA
- the LOC115412285 gene encoding rho GTPase-activating protein 20-like isoform X2: protein METMSPHEGTMGQNRSDSLTGDSKTPPDNKKKMKTLAQRRQSAPSLVISKALTRSRSTSRESCLTPVSPESCPLVQAFLAECPGRLFLGHAQTQLKTGLQTQERHLFLFTDTLLIAKAKSPTHFKVKTQVRVCEMWTASCMEEVCEGSTNSERSFVMGWPTYNCVATFSSEEHKDKWLALIKSRINEGKEKDDPKTIPLKIFAKDIGNCAYAKTLAVSNTDSTTDVIRMALMQFGISGCVKDHRLWVSSCKDDPPYPLIGHEFPFSIKMSHIRDGGSSSGGGGGGGGRDQTSPTDCPGVLLLDQCLPPDTQCQFILKPSKVNQGQAPLIEPGQQKSFKRKRSLINWPFWRGSNSQLDGLALSPTALSPTLGRLFGRPLSSLCSLDQSLPKPVMDMLVFLYLEGPYTRGVFRRSAGAKACRELRDRLDGGTEDPEITHQSVFVIAAVLKDFLRNIPGSLLCADLYNQWMEVMDGESGEERTQAVHKLLCLIPSENLLLLRHVVAVLHCIQGNAHDNQMNAFNLSVCIAPSLLWAPAPTTPEMEGEGTKKVCELVHFLIENCSSVFGEDVTSLFRNFSQKSSSSDHGSDVSSFQMNDSSYDSLENELNDDPESPYQEQLPLRDKDKPDSRSRDSVITLSDCDPDPETETDLLLQLPPLARPRRFSPAVRPPRTRQANGLSVGPRRLRRSSEPALALAGTAPSGAVTVKSDKQCHTVRKASYDAAMEGEGEEEEEDEVFLEQELNRLQLKEEAEEGCEKREAKVQNGGRRKSKHAPPPPLRLDASCSSLSSPATSPTGSSLSSLDSAFSQYSDYTSSNGVNPSAEPAPLSPLFPGRSPRGSPPQRDTSSLLPRTNQAPSHPHGLHPNTWLKKDRRLSLKQPENGHMNEDTEMRNPKTNGSSVCIQGPVITNGQRRSSSPPSYQQALLQLQRSRSPFYKGTEKPLTVRELRQLHDQGCTYRPPTSALPNTPKPPPGSEVTHAPAGSDCVQPPQGVFYGQSSTTLVLQRQKCHSLTPAMEGYNGRKTLPLPRRASDPTKIGALASVSLTLDRPPKGHSQDTGLRVSAVEPSHSPSSEPHFCLSPSATRTVKDYFSSQGQADADACLRRSQEVALAIVQGKREWQSRRCSDPHMDEFDQLFFAEESYV from the exons GGAAAGCTGCTTGACGCCAGTCAGCCCAGAGTCATGTCCTCTAGTCCAGGCTTTCCTGGCTGAGTGTCCAGGCCGTCTGTTTCTGGGTCACGCCCAAACGCAACTAAAGACTGGCCTCCAGACCCAGGAGAGACACCTCTTTCTCTTCACGGACACACTGCTCATCGCTAAGGCCAA GTCTCCCACACATTTTAAGGTGAAAACTCAAGTCAGAGTGTGTGAAATGTGGACGGCCAGCTGCATGGAGGAGGTGTGTGAAGGCAGCACCAACTCAGAGAGGAGTTTCGTCATGGGTTGGCCCACCTACAACTGTGTGGCAACTTTCAG TTCTGAGGAACACAAGGACAAATGGTTGGCGCTCATCAAAAG CCGAATAAATGAGGGAAAGGAGAAAGATGACCCCAAGACCATTCCCCTGAAGATATTTGCCAAAGATATTGGAAACTGTGCATAT GCCAAGACACTTGCGGTCAGTAACACTGACAGCACCACTGATGTCATCCGCATGGCTCTGATGCAGTTTGGCATTTCA GGTTGTGTAAAAGACCATCGGTTGTGGGTGAGCTCCTGTAAAGATGACCCTCCCTATCCTCTCATTG GCCATGAGTTTCCCTTCAGCATCAAGATGAGTCACATTCGGGATGGTGGGAGCagcagtggaggaggaggaggaggaggagggagggatcAAACAAGTCCCACAGACTGTCCAGGTGTGCTCCTGCTGGACCAGTGTCTCCCTCCTGATACCCAGTGTCAGTTCATCCTCAAACCCAGTAAGGTCAACCAGGGCCAGGCTCCACTTATTG AGCCAGGTCAGCAGAAATCATTTAAGAGAAAGCGGTCTCTGATAAACTGGCCTTTCTGGAGAGGCTCCAACAGCCAGCTGGATGGTCTGGCCCTGTCCCCAACCGCGCTGTCCCCCACTCTGGGACGCCTGTTCGGACGACCCCTGAGCTCCCTCTGCTCCCTGGACCAAAGCCTCCCCAAGCCTGTCATG GACATGCTGGTGTTCCTGTACCTGGAGGGGCCCTACACCAGAGGGGTGTTCAGGCGGTCAGCGGGGGCCAAAGCTTGCCGTGAGCTCCGGGACAGACTGGATGGAGGAACCGAAGACCCAGAGATCACACACCAGTCTGTGTTCGTCATCGCCGCTGTCCTCAAG GATTTCCTGAGGAACATCCCCGGCAGTCTATTGTGTGCAGATCTGTACAACCAGTGGATGGAAGTGATGGACGGAGAGAGTGGAGAGGAGAGGACGCAAGCTGTCCACAA GTTGCTTTGCCTCATACCCAGCGAGAACCTGCTTCTGCTGCGACATGTGGTTGCTGTGTTGCACTGTATCCAAGGAAACGCCCACGACAACCAGATGAACGCCTTCAACCTGTCTGTCTGCATTGCACCCAGCTTGCTCTGGGCCCCGGCACCCACCACCCCCGAGATGGAGGGAGAGGGCACCAAAAAG GTGTGTGAGCTGGTCCACTTCCTGATAGAGAACTGCAGCAGCGTTTTTGGAGAAGACGTCACCTCGCTGTTTAGAAACTTCAGCCAGAAGAGCAGCAGCAGTGACCATGGATCCG ATGTATCGTCCTTCCAGATGAACGACTCGTCCTACGACAGTTTGGAGAATGAGCTCAATGATGACCCTGAGTCTCCGTACCAGGAGCAGCTGCCCCTCCGTGACAAGGACAAGCCGGACAGCCGGAGCCGTGACTCCGTCATCACCCTCAGTGACTGCGATCCCGATCCAGAGACGGAGACCgacctcctcctccagctgccCCCTCTGGCCAGACCCAGAAGGTTCAGCCCTGCCGTTCGTCCACCCCGCACCCGCCAGGCCAACGGCCTCTCGGTGGGTcccaggaggctgaggaggagCTCAGAGCCAGCCCTGGCACTGGCAGGCACAGCGCCCTCAGGTGCAGTGACGGTTAAAAGCGATAAGCAGTGTCACACAGTGAGGAAGGCCAGCTACGATGCTGCTATGgaaggagagggggaggaggaagaggaggatgaggtgtTTCTGGAGCAGGAGCTCAACAGGCTGCAGCTGAAGGAGGAAGCAGAGGAGGGATGTGAAAAGAGAGAAGCCAAAGTCCAGAACGGTGGGCGCAGGAAGTCAAAGCACGCCCCCCCGCCTCCATTACGACTTGACGCCAGCTGCTCCAGCTTGTCGTCCCCGGCAACATCGCCAACAGGCTCCTCTCTCAGTTCTTTAGACTCCGCCTTCTCGCAGTACTCTGACTACACATCCTCCAATGGGGTGAATCCGTCAGCAGAACCAgctcctctctcccctctctttCCTGGACGGTCTCCCCGCGGCTCCCCCCCTCAAAGGGACACTTCCTCCCTTCTCCCTCGGACCAACCAAGCTCCCTCTCATCCTCATGGACTCCATCCAAACACGTGGCTCAAAAAGGACCGCCGCTTGTCACTCAAACAGCCTGAAAATGGACACATGAATGAGGACACAGAGATGAGGAACCCAAAAACTAATGGCTCCTCTGTCTGCATCCAGGGTCCTGTGATAACGAACGGGCAGCGGAGGTCCAGCAGCCCCCCCTCATACCAGCAGGCCCTGCTGCAGCTACAGCGCAGCCGCTCGCCTTTCTACAAGGGGACTGAGAAACCCCTGACAGTCAGGGAGCTGAGGCAGCTCCATGACCAGGGCTGCACCTACAGACCTCCAACATCAGCCCTTCCCAACACCCCAAAACCTCCCCCTGGAAGTGAGGTCACACATGCACCTGCAGGGAGTGACTGTGTCCAGCCCCCACAGGGTGTTTTTTACGGACAGAGCAGCACCACCCTGGTTCTTCAGAGGCAGAAATGCCACTCTCTTACTCCAGCCATGGAGGGATATAATGGTAGGAAGACACTACCCCTGCCCCGTAGAGCGTCTGACCCCACCAAGATTGGTGCTCTGGCCTCTGTCAGCCTCACCCTGGATAGACCCCCCAAAGGTCATTCACAAGATACAGGCCTGAGAGTGTCAGCTGTAGAGCCCAGCCACTCTCCCTCTTCAGAACCGCACTTCTGCCTGTCTCCCTCCGCCACGCGGACTGTAAAGGACTACTTTTCGTCACAGGGTCAGGCGGATGCAGATGCCTGCCTGCGGAGGAGTCAGGAGGTGGCGCTGGCTATCGTGCAAGGAAAAAGGGAGTGGCAAAGTCGACGGTGCAGCGACCCACACATGGACGAGTTTGACCAGCTGTTCTTTGCAGAAGAGTCATATGTGTAA